From the genome of Glycine max cultivar Williams 82 chromosome 2, Glycine_max_v4.0, whole genome shotgun sequence, one region includes:
- the LOC102667458 gene encoding uncharacterized protein — translation MDGNCGYWEIAVLLGMGEESWSLVRNHMHKELTSWSEEYINLVGGIKRFEELKRSLLVDRLSMVTIDKWMNITDMGYVIASRYNMIVVSLSRQKSMTFFPLRNQPPLDSSVHRVICIGHVYGNHFV, via the exons ATGGATGGTAATTGTGGTTATTGGGAAATAGCTGTGTTATTGGGTATGGGTGAAGAATCATGGTCATTGGTGCGCAACCATATGCATAAAGAACTGACAAGCTGGTCCGAAGAGTATATCAACCTGGTTGGTGGCATAaagagatttgaggaattaaagcgTTCCCTACTTGTTGACAGATTATCTATG GTTACCATAGACAAATGGATGAATATTACGGATATGGGATATGTCATTGCTTCACGATACAACATGATCGTTGTTTCTCTTTCACGACAaaaaagcatgacattttttcctcttagaaatCAACCGCCACTAGATTCTTCTGTGCATCGTGTAATATGCATTGGTCATGTgtatggaaatcattttgtataG